A genome region from Acinetobacter lwoffii includes the following:
- a CDS encoding CAF17-like 4Fe-4S cluster assembly/insertion protein YgfZ, which translates to MAASPAFTLFSLNGVDAQKFLQGQVTLNTETLAENQTRYTAICSLKGRIQFGLWLKKISPESFEIVSIADQATELANHIKKFGAFSKMKLELVGPVYPAVNGIHTDFMATETDVTMWEQQAIESGQAWIQAATATLFQPQELRLHQREGIHYDKGCYLGQEVIARLWFKAKPKHWLHLVQGTGVAPDVATKLSNDVEIVNSITTDTGYKALVVAKPEALTELGLEVLELPEALSGDVARPQ; encoded by the coding sequence ATGGCAGCGTCTCCTGCTTTTACATTGTTTAGTCTGAATGGTGTAGATGCACAAAAATTCCTTCAAGGTCAGGTGACTTTGAATACTGAAACTTTGGCGGAAAACCAGACCCGCTATACTGCAATCTGCAGTCTGAAAGGACGCATTCAATTTGGCTTATGGCTTAAAAAAATCAGTCCGGAAAGCTTTGAAATCGTGAGCATTGCAGATCAGGCTACGGAACTGGCCAATCATATTAAGAAATTTGGCGCCTTTTCAAAAATGAAACTGGAACTGGTTGGTCCGGTTTATCCAGCCGTCAATGGCATTCATACTGACTTTATGGCGACTGAAACCGATGTAACGATGTGGGAACAGCAAGCTATTGAATCAGGTCAAGCCTGGATTCAGGCTGCCACCGCGACCCTGTTTCAACCACAAGAATTACGTTTGCATCAACGCGAAGGCATTCACTACGATAAAGGTTGCTACCTGGGTCAGGAAGTCATTGCACGCTTGTGGTTTAAAGCCAAGCCAAAACACTGGTTACATCTGGTTCAAGGCACAGGTGTCGCGCCTGATGTTGCGACCAAACTGAGCAATGATGTTGAAATCGTCAATAGCATCACGACTGATACCGGTTATAAAGCACTCGTGGTCGCAAAACCTGAGGCATTGACTGAGCTAGGTCTAGAAGTTCTGGAACTTCCTGAAGCCTTAAGTGGTGATGTGGCGCGTCCGCAATAA
- a CDS encoding multicopper oxidase family protein, producing the protein MLKIAIFGAIAAILTLLARGWDGTKNPSPPSNPSNPFQPSHPSHPTPPPKPSHPVPTTSDSLISNPPLLPKSAKGKYELIVAYKTSKLYNPRNGLWDQVLLRGYLTKPSLFDKKKTGEYVEDQLVGPQIRVKQGETLALNLNNQLPPESETTCPTHVENVNEPHCFNTTNLHTHGFWVSPQGNSDNVFLKFKPQEKFDYQFKMEPNHPAGTYWYHAHLHGSTALQVSNGMAGPLIVEGSRTPKVKNGKVTSTGDMDILWKEKNSYPNENILLFQQIQYRCSNPDPNVTFAVPNNCEGVGIGMLENYNDLSIGGFWTNQNYYTSINGKILGEIKAEQNQFNRWRMIHGGVRDTIGLMIKEIPNSSKFSAEQTIKACSAYQEADKKAEFEKLNSLNVHTIAQDGLTMNHVQTRTLSVFHPGYRHDAMVAFPTTNRYCIFDTKLNIDDEINAPLPNVGPQIAPTHRFNAQLLGWVNVKAAKTKPQTAAQFLKDRAQKIGLNKDIQSQLSQLNLSAFSDHPSLMTPEIDKVVAARPKQYSAFSLGPDPRTGVFKFGFRHKKDGDTLSFGDFFDGDGSVDGEYVRQLQVGQTDEWELTSAGFGGHPFHIHVNPFQIVKILNPQGKDVSEAVAPEDPVNPVLDDVQYRGMKGQFKDTLFVKQNYTYIVRSHYKKFEGDFVQHCHILDHEDQGMMETVRVCGGKFPCDSPLPASHHH; encoded by the coding sequence ATGTTGAAAATCGCAATATTCGGAGCTATAGCCGCCATTTTGACGCTCTTAGCTCGCGGTTGGGATGGAACAAAAAATCCATCGCCGCCGTCAAATCCCTCTAACCCGTTCCAACCCTCTCATCCCTCACACCCAACACCTCCACCCAAACCCTCACATCCCGTTCCGACAACATCAGACAGCTTGATTAGCAACCCACCTCTGTTACCGAAAAGTGCCAAAGGCAAATATGAGCTGATCGTGGCTTATAAAACCAGCAAGCTCTACAACCCCAGAAACGGCTTATGGGATCAGGTACTGCTGAGAGGCTATTTAACCAAACCGAGTTTATTTGATAAGAAAAAAACTGGTGAATATGTTGAGGATCAGTTGGTCGGGCCACAGATTCGGGTCAAACAGGGTGAAACCTTGGCACTTAACCTGAATAACCAGCTTCCACCCGAGTCAGAAACAACTTGTCCAACTCATGTTGAGAATGTAAATGAACCTCACTGCTTTAATACTACCAACCTGCATACCCATGGCTTCTGGGTCAGTCCTCAAGGCAATAGCGATAATGTTTTCCTGAAATTCAAACCTCAGGAAAAATTTGATTATCAGTTCAAAATGGAACCGAATCATCCCGCAGGGACTTACTGGTATCATGCCCATCTGCACGGTTCAACTGCTCTTCAGGTGTCGAATGGCATGGCCGGCCCATTGATTGTTGAAGGCTCAAGAACGCCAAAAGTCAAAAATGGTAAAGTCACCTCAACTGGAGATATGGATATTCTATGGAAAGAAAAAAACAGTTACCCGAACGAAAACATCCTGTTGTTCCAGCAAATCCAATATCGCTGTAGTAATCCCGATCCTAATGTCACATTCGCTGTTCCCAATAACTGTGAAGGTGTAGGTATAGGCATGCTGGAAAATTATAATGACCTGTCTATTGGCGGCTTCTGGACCAACCAGAATTACTATACGTCTATCAACGGTAAAATTTTAGGTGAGATCAAAGCAGAACAGAATCAGTTTAACCGCTGGCGCATGATTCATGGTGGTGTACGCGATACCATTGGTTTAATGATTAAGGAAATTCCCAACTCCAGTAAGTTTAGCGCAGAACAAACCATTAAAGCCTGTTCAGCCTATCAGGAGGCAGACAAGAAAGCTGAATTTGAAAAGCTGAATAGCTTGAATGTGCATACCATCGCGCAAGATGGCTTAACCATGAATCATGTACAGACCAGAACCCTGTCCGTGTTCCATCCTGGTTATCGTCATGATGCAATGGTTGCCTTTCCGACCACCAATAGATACTGCATTTTTGACACCAAATTGAATATCGATGATGAAATTAACGCGCCATTACCGAATGTAGGCCCTCAAATTGCTCCCACTCACCGCTTCAATGCCCAACTGCTGGGATGGGTCAATGTAAAAGCAGCCAAGACCAAGCCTCAGACTGCTGCCCAGTTCCTGAAAGATCGGGCACAAAAAATTGGTTTAAACAAAGACATCCAGAGCCAGTTATCTCAGCTTAATCTTTCTGCGTTTAGTGATCATCCATCACTGATGACGCCGGAAATTGATAAAGTAGTCGCTGCCCGACCAAAACAATATAGTGCTTTTTCGCTCGGTCCCGACCCTAGAACTGGCGTGTTCAAATTTGGCTTCCGGCATAAAAAAGATGGAGATACACTGAGTTTCGGAGATTTCTTTGATGGAGATGGTTCAGTGGATGGCGAATATGTCCGTCAATTACAAGTTGGACAGACTGATGAATGGGAACTGACCAGCGCTGGTTTTGGTGGTCATCCGTTCCATATTCATGTTAACCCGTTCCAGATTGTTAAAATTTTGAATCCTCAAGGTAAGGATGTCAGTGAGGCAGTGGCACCAGAAGATCCGGTGAATCCAGTTCTGGATGATGTGCAATACCGTGGCATGAAAGGACAGTTTAAGGACACGCTTTTTGTAAAACAAAACTATACCTATATTGTCCGCAGCCATTACAAGAAATTTGAAGGTGACTTTGTACAACATTGTCATATCCTCGACCATGAAGATCAGGGCATGATGGAAACCGTACGGGTCTGTGGAGGCAAATTCCCTTGCGATTCGCCATTACCGGCTAGCCATCACCACTAA
- the acnD gene encoding Fe/S-dependent 2-methylisocitrate dehydratase AcnD, with protein MNNNYRKPLQSTQLEYYDVRQAVEDIQPGAYAKLPYTSKVLAEQLVRRCDPAILEQSLRQLIERKQEHDFPWYPARVVCHDILGQTALVDLAGLRDAIADQGGDPSKVNPVVPTQLIVDHSLAVEFGGFDPDAFEKNRAIEDRRNEDRFHFIEWTKTAFENVDVIPAGNGIMHQINLEKMSPVIQNRDGLAFPDTCVGTDSHTPHTDALGVISIGVGGLEAENVMLGRASWMRLPDIIGVELVGQRQPGITATDIVLALTEFLRKERVVGAYLEFFGEGADSMSVGDRATISNMTPEYGATAAMFYIDQNTIDYLTLTGREPEQVKLVETYAKEIGLWASDMTQAEYPRVLRFDLSTVTRNIAGPSNPHARVSTADLKEKGIAGNLEAARAQEAEGLMPDGAVIIAAITSCTNTSNPRNTVAAGLLARKANELGLVRKPWVKSSFAPGSKAAALYLEEAGVLKDLEKLGFGIVAYACTTCNGMSGALDPKIQQEIIDRDLYATAVLSGNRNFDGRIHPYAKQAFLASPPLVVAYAIAGTIRFDIEKDVLGTDKDGNPIYLKDIWPSDEEIDALVKVAVKPEQFKKIYIPMFDLGVNEKATSPLYDWRPQSTYIRRPPYWEGALAAPRTLSNMRPLAILGDNITTDHLSPSNAIVLDSASGEYLKKMGVPEEDFNSYATHRGDHLTTQRATFANPKLFNEMVVRSDGTIKQGSKARVEPEGEVMRMWEAIEIYMNRKQPLIIIAGKDYGQGSSRDWAAKGVRLAGVEAIVAEGFERIHRTNLVGMGVLPLEFKPGTDRKTLGLDGTELYSVIGNIAPRSTLTLVVERSTDDGKNQIIEVPVTCRLDTEEEVHVYEAGGVLQRFAQDFLEGNVA; from the coding sequence ATGAACAACAACTACCGTAAACCGCTGCAATCCACCCAGCTGGAATATTATGACGTGCGACAGGCCGTAGAAGATATTCAGCCAGGCGCATATGCCAAACTTCCTTATACTTCCAAAGTCCTGGCAGAGCAGTTGGTGCGTCGTTGTGATCCTGCCATTCTGGAACAGTCTTTACGCCAGCTGATTGAGCGTAAACAGGAACATGATTTTCCGTGGTATCCGGCACGTGTAGTGTGTCATGATATCTTGGGGCAAACGGCACTGGTGGACCTTGCCGGTTTACGTGATGCGATTGCCGATCAGGGCGGTGACCCGTCTAAAGTCAATCCGGTAGTACCAACCCAACTGATTGTCGATCATTCACTGGCAGTTGAGTTTGGTGGTTTTGATCCGGATGCCTTTGAGAAAAACCGTGCCATTGAAGACCGTCGTAACGAAGACCGTTTCCATTTTATTGAATGGACCAAAACTGCCTTTGAAAATGTCGATGTGATTCCTGCCGGTAATGGCATCATGCACCAGATCAATCTGGAGAAAATGTCTCCAGTGATTCAGAACCGTGACGGTCTGGCATTCCCGGATACCTGTGTTGGTACAGATTCGCATACGCCACATACCGATGCATTGGGCGTGATCTCGATTGGTGTGGGTGGCTTGGAAGCTGAAAACGTGATGCTGGGCCGTGCGTCGTGGATGCGTCTGCCAGATATTATTGGTGTAGAACTGGTGGGCCAACGTCAGCCGGGTATTACCGCAACGGATATCGTCTTGGCATTAACCGAATTCCTGCGTAAAGAGCGTGTGGTTGGCGCATATTTAGAATTCTTTGGTGAAGGTGCTGACAGCATGTCGGTGGGTGATCGTGCCACGATTTCTAATATGACCCCGGAATATGGCGCAACGGCTGCGATGTTCTATATCGACCAGAACACGATTGATTATCTGACCTTGACCGGTCGTGAGCCTGAGCAAGTCAAACTGGTTGAAACTTATGCCAAGGAGATCGGGCTTTGGGCATCGGATATGACTCAAGCGGAATATCCACGTGTGCTGCGTTTCGATTTATCGACTGTGACACGTAATATCGCTGGCCCATCGAATCCACATGCACGCGTATCAACTGCTGATCTGAAAGAAAAAGGTATTGCCGGTAATTTAGAAGCAGCTCGTGCGCAAGAAGCAGAAGGCTTAATGCCAGATGGCGCGGTGATTATCGCGGCGATTACCTCTTGTACCAATACCTCCAACCCACGTAATACGGTGGCGGCAGGTTTGCTAGCACGTAAGGCCAATGAATTGGGCTTGGTGCGTAAACCTTGGGTGAAATCTTCTTTTGCACCGGGTTCTAAAGCGGCTGCTTTGTATTTGGAAGAAGCAGGCGTACTTAAAGATTTAGAAAAACTGGGCTTTGGTATCGTGGCCTATGCATGCACGACCTGTAATGGGATGTCGGGTGCACTCGATCCAAAAATTCAGCAAGAAATTATCGACCGTGACCTGTATGCAACAGCGGTGCTTTCGGGCAACCGTAACTTCGATGGGCGTATTCATCCTTATGCGAAACAGGCATTCTTGGCTTCACCGCCTTTAGTGGTAGCGTATGCGATTGCCGGTACGATTCGTTTTGATATCGAAAAAGATGTACTTGGTACTGATAAAGACGGCAACCCGATTTATCTAAAAGATATCTGGCCATCGGATGAAGAAATTGATGCGCTGGTGAAAGTTGCTGTAAAACCAGAACAATTCAAAAAAATCTATATTCCGATGTTCGACTTGGGTGTGAATGAAAAAGCAACAAGTCCGTTGTATGACTGGCGTCCGCAAAGTACGTATATTCGCCGTCCGCCGTATTGGGAAGGGGCTTTGGCTGCACCGCGTACCTTGTCAAATATGCGTCCGCTGGCGATCTTGGGCGATAACATCACCACTGATCATTTATCACCATCGAATGCCATTGTGCTCGACAGTGCTTCAGGTGAATACCTGAAAAAAATGGGTGTGCCTGAGGAAGACTTTAACTCCTATGCAACGCATCGCGGTGATCACCTCACGACGCAACGTGCGACTTTTGCCAACCCGAAACTGTTTAATGAGATGGTAGTGCGTTCTGATGGCACCATCAAGCAGGGTTCGAAAGCGCGTGTGGAACCTGAAGGTGAAGTAATGCGGATGTGGGAAGCGATTGAGATCTACATGAACCGTAAACAACCGTTGATTATTATTGCCGGTAAGGATTATGGTCAGGGTTCGAGTCGTGACTGGGCAGCGAAAGGTGTGCGTCTGGCAGGTGTAGAAGCGATTGTGGCAGAAGGTTTTGAGCGTATTCACCGTACTAATTTAGTCGGTATGGGTGTTTTACCGCTTGAGTTTAAGCCGGGTACAGACCGTAAGACTTTGGGTCTTGATGGTACTGAGCTGTATAGCGTGATTGGTAATATCGCACCACGTTCGACGTTGACTTTGGTGGTTGAGCGTTCAACCGATGATGGTAAGAACCAGATTATTGAAGTGCCTGTGACTTGCCGTTTGGATACTGAAGAAGAAGTACATGTGTATGAAGCGGGTGGGGTATTACAGCGCTTTGCACAGGATTTCTTGGAAGGGAATGTGGCTTGA
- a CDS encoding AbiTii domain-containing protein has protein sequence MSLLREIQNDAVNSNVKVSDLLRKCKILAYRLGNDDFKNWVESELNGYSQTEILPNYRVLSVNSKGHFSGAFGSGLRNADMPIFCLPSELQENYSIAKFNSPIATLESLSSSDSGVLTQDWNLIILAKYGSAMYEGYNCIQAWKVIPASAVIGMVDTVKTKILNFALEIEMINKDAGDVEINSNPIPQDKVSQIFNINISGNVGNLSSGNSNSNIQQEVTNTQLPEDFINLISDLKHSQIEDELALEVEKRLEQLGTAVGTHEYKTQYSDLINFASNHVTVLGFLAPYLVMLTNFIT, from the coding sequence ATGTCTTTATTACGAGAAATTCAAAATGATGCGGTAAATTCTAATGTTAAAGTTTCTGATTTATTAAGGAAATGTAAAATTCTAGCTTATCGATTAGGAAATGATGATTTTAAAAACTGGGTTGAATCTGAGTTAAATGGGTATTCTCAAACAGAAATATTACCCAACTATAGGGTTTTAAGTGTTAACTCTAAAGGGCATTTTTCTGGTGCTTTTGGAAGTGGATTAAGAAATGCTGATATGCCAATCTTTTGTTTACCATCAGAACTTCAAGAAAACTATTCAATTGCAAAATTTAACAGTCCTATTGCGACATTAGAAAGTTTATCTAGTAGTGATAGTGGGGTTTTAACTCAGGACTGGAATCTAATAATTCTTGCTAAGTATGGTTCAGCTATGTATGAAGGCTATAATTGTATACAAGCTTGGAAGGTCATTCCTGCCTCTGCTGTGATTGGTATGGTTGATACTGTAAAAACAAAAATTTTAAATTTTGCATTGGAAATAGAAATGATTAATAAAGATGCAGGAGATGTAGAAATCAATTCGAATCCAATTCCACAAGATAAAGTAAGCCAGATTTTTAATATTAATATTTCGGGAAATGTGGGAAATTTATCATCAGGGAATAGCAATAGTAATATCCAACAAGAAGTTACTAATACTCAATTACCAGAAGATTTTATAAATTTGATAAGTGATTTAAAACATTCTCAGATTGAGGATGAACTTGCTTTAGAAGTAGAAAAAAGACTTGAACAATTAGGTACTGCAGTGGGAACACATGAATATAAAACTCAGTATAGTGATCTTATAAATTTTGCCTCAAATCATGTGACGGTTTTAGGGTTTCTCGCTCCCTATTTAGTAATGTTAACAAACTTCATAACTTAA
- a CDS encoding zinc ribbon-containing protein, with protein sequence MVTAGEKPGTGFYFCVQCGHRTYLEIGTDRLPPCTKCQGNQFNNKNA encoded by the coding sequence ATGGTTACTGCTGGCGAAAAACCCGGAACAGGCTTCTATTTTTGTGTTCAATGCGGACACCGCACCTACTTAGAAATTGGTACTGATCGTTTACCACCGTGTACCAAATGCCAAGGCAATCAATTTAACAATAAGAATGCCTAA
- a CDS encoding DUF6868 family protein: MNLDIWCRFLLFCTLINYVILMIWFMVFIFARNWMKQVHGKWFRLSDASFDVIHYSGMAVYKIGILLFNLTPLIAIYLINQG, from the coding sequence ATGAATCTCGATATCTGGTGCCGTTTTTTACTGTTTTGCACACTCATTAATTATGTCATTCTCATGATCTGGTTCATGGTCTTTATTTTTGCTCGAAACTGGATGAAGCAGGTGCATGGAAAATGGTTTCGGCTGTCAGATGCCAGTTTTGATGTGATTCATTATTCAGGAATGGCTGTGTATAAAATTGGCATTCTGCTGTTTAACCTGACGCCGTTAATTGCAATCTATCTGATAAATCAAGGTTAA
- a CDS encoding SIMPL domain-containing protein: MNQFKPALILGALIGLGMIIAGWILGNSALKIKQYERIVSVKGLSEREVKADVAVWPIRFNAGSQDLAELYDTMQTNTQEIQTFLKNEGFSTEEITSASPSITDKYAQQYGGDANVALRYTASQTITVYTHKIDAVRAAQSRLVALGRKGIAFAGDDSGQRTEYLFTKLNDIKPAMIEQATENARSVAEKFAADSKSSLGKIKSANQGLFSIEDRDSNTPYLKKVRVVSTVDYYLAD, from the coding sequence ATGAATCAATTCAAACCGGCCCTGATTTTAGGCGCCTTGATCGGCTTGGGAATGATTATTGCAGGATGGATTCTGGGCAATAGCGCGCTGAAAATTAAACAGTATGAACGTATAGTTTCGGTCAAAGGCTTGTCGGAACGCGAAGTCAAAGCCGATGTGGCGGTATGGCCAATCCGCTTTAATGCCGGCAGTCAGGATTTGGCCGAATTGTACGATACCATGCAAACCAATACCCAGGAAATTCAGACCTTCTTAAAAAATGAAGGATTTAGCACGGAAGAAATTACCAGTGCTTCACCGAGTATCACCGATAAATACGCGCAGCAATATGGCGGGGATGCCAATGTCGCGCTACGTTACACCGCCAGCCAGACCATTACAGTCTATACCCATAAAATAGATGCAGTGCGTGCGGCACAAAGTCGTCTGGTGGCTTTGGGTCGAAAAGGCATTGCCTTTGCCGGAGATGATTCTGGACAAAGAACGGAATATTTATTTACCAAGCTGAATGACATCAAGCCTGCGATGATTGAACAGGCCACCGAAAATGCGCGCAGTGTAGCGGAAAAATTTGCTGCAGATTCAAAAAGCAGTCTGGGCAAAATCAAGTCCGCCAATCAGGGGCTGTTTAGTATTGAAGATCGCGACAGCAATACGCCGTATTTGAAAAAAGTACGCGTGGTCTCGACGGTCGATTATTATCTGGCAGATTAA
- a CDS encoding pseudouridine synthase, translating into MPINNDFVYCPPQEPLHIVYEDDDLVVIEKPAGLLSVPGRLPEHHDSAYLRVLDQYPQAKITHRLDMATSGILMFAKHRDAEVAVSKMFQARTVLKNYVALVQGKLEGEGSVEVPLITDWENRPRQIVHFELGKAAKTLYQALEYLPQQDISRVLLTPITGRSHQLRVHMLHIGHPITGDKIYHPEPQRSPLNRMALHASYLAFTQPLSGVAVEIKAAIPF; encoded by the coding sequence ATGCCCATCAACAATGACTTTGTCTATTGTCCACCGCAAGAACCGCTGCATATCGTTTATGAAGATGATGATCTGGTGGTGATTGAAAAGCCGGCCGGATTATTGTCGGTTCCGGGGCGTTTACCTGAACATCACGACAGTGCCTATTTGCGGGTACTGGACCAGTATCCGCAGGCCAAAATTACCCATCGTCTGGATATGGCCACCTCCGGTATTTTGATGTTTGCCAAACACCGCGATGCAGAAGTGGCGGTGAGTAAAATGTTTCAGGCACGCACGGTACTTAAAAATTATGTCGCGCTGGTACAAGGCAAACTCGAAGGTGAGGGCAGCGTCGAAGTGCCTTTGATTACCGACTGGGAAAACCGTCCGCGTCAGATTGTGCATTTTGAACTGGGCAAGGCTGCCAAAACCCTGTATCAGGCATTAGAATATCTACCTCAGCAAGACATTAGTCGGGTGTTACTGACCCCCATTACCGGCCGTTCCCACCAGCTTCGCGTCCATATGCTGCATATTGGTCATCCCATTACTGGCGACAAAATTTATCATCCTGAACCCCAGCGCAGTCCTTTAAATCGTATGGCCTTGCATGCCAGTTATTTGGCTTTTACCCAGCCTTTGAGTGGTGTTGCGGTCGAAATTAAGGCAGCCATACCATTCTAA
- a CDS encoding ribonuclease E inhibitor RraB, whose protein sequence is MSRDYNQFPDDENGNVLWQMHQDGDDLQEAHEIEFSIAFADEAQADRCALHLLKEEQKISLFQDEDSDTLEWIITIYVYMEPAYEDIVDLEQWFSKIAAQFQGEYDGWGCMAYVYDDELDDEESSLRSS, encoded by the coding sequence ATGTCACGTGATTACAATCAATTCCCTGACGATGAAAATGGCAATGTACTGTGGCAAATGCATCAGGATGGCGACGACTTGCAAGAAGCGCACGAAATTGAATTTTCGATTGCCTTTGCGGATGAAGCGCAGGCAGATCGTTGTGCCTTGCATCTATTAAAAGAAGAGCAAAAAATTAGCCTGTTTCAGGACGAAGATAGCGATACCTTGGAATGGATCATCACGATTTATGTATATATGGAGCCTGCCTACGAAGATATCGTGGATCTGGAACAATGGTTCAGCAAAATCGCTGCACAATTTCAGGGTGAATATGATGGTTGGGGCTGTATGGCCTATGTCTATGATGATGAGCTGGATGACGAAGAGAGCAGCCTGCGTAGTAGCTGA
- a CDS encoding SRPBCC domain-containing protein encodes MSYTLKMHRVFSAPPERVYRAFVHPDALAKWLAPHGFIAKVEHAEVKPGGSYKTTFTNFSTGTQHHFHGIYHEVIPNQLLRYTDQFSTPDLQGEIEVTIIFEKVSIGTGLHIIQVGYPDVVPPAVCHLSWQESLQLLSLLVNPQISDN; translated from the coding sequence ATGAGTTACACCTTAAAAATGCATCGTGTGTTTAGTGCACCACCGGAGCGGGTGTATCGTGCCTTTGTGCATCCGGATGCACTGGCCAAATGGCTGGCACCACATGGCTTTATTGCCAAAGTAGAACATGCGGAAGTCAAACCCGGCGGCAGCTATAAAACGACCTTTACCAATTTTTCTACCGGAACCCAGCATCATTTTCATGGCATTTATCATGAGGTCATTCCCAATCAGCTGCTGCGCTATACCGATCAGTTTTCTACCCCCGACTTGCAGGGTGAAATAGAGGTGACGATCATCTTTGAAAAAGTGTCAATCGGTACCGGTTTGCATATTATTCAGGTAGGTTATCCGGATGTGGTGCCGCCGGCGGTGTGTCATTTGAGCTGGCAGGAATCACTGCAACTCCTGTCTTTGCTGGTTAATCCGCAGATTTCAGACAATTAA
- a CDS encoding zinc ribbon domain-containing protein YjdM, whose translation MGLPNCLKCQSEYTYADGDLLICPECAHEWKEGEITEEQVIIKDANGNVLADGDSVTVIKDLKIKGSSSVVKVGTKVKSIRLLPDAADGHDIDCKIEGIGPMKLKSEYVKKA comes from the coding sequence ATGGGTCTGCCAAACTGTCTAAAATGTCAATCTGAATATACCTATGCAGATGGCGATCTACTGATCTGTCCAGAATGCGCACACGAGTGGAAAGAAGGTGAAATCACTGAAGAGCAAGTGATCATTAAGGATGCCAATGGCAATGTGCTGGCGGACGGTGATAGCGTAACGGTGATTAAAGACCTGAAAATCAAAGGTTCATCTTCAGTGGTGAAAGTGGGCACCAAAGTCAAAAGTATCCGCTTGCTGCCTGATGCTGCCGATGGGCATGATATCGATTGTAAAATCGAGGGAATCGGCCCGATGAAACTGAAATCAGAATATGTAAAGAAAGCTTAA
- a CDS encoding YybH family protein codes for MQIFGDEQLVREVMAFLREWDNAIARLEIQDIVQLCRPEIRLVDVSMEVKGVEAYQALWQQYRHFMPEGIRVERQNMNIHVTSDLAVVDGYVRVNYAVIEPIFQLGWCRVSMCLSKQQGKWQLLHQHTSVPVQLETRKMRRIKSVS; via the coding sequence ATGCAGATTTTTGGGGATGAACAATTGGTTCGGGAAGTCATGGCATTTCTTCGAGAGTGGGACAATGCCATAGCCAGACTCGAAATTCAGGATATTGTTCAATTGTGCCGACCGGAAATCCGTTTGGTCGATGTCAGTATGGAAGTGAAAGGTGTCGAAGCCTATCAGGCTCTCTGGCAACAATATCGGCACTTTATGCCCGAAGGAATACGTGTAGAGCGGCAGAATATGAACATTCATGTCACTTCTGATCTGGCTGTAGTCGATGGTTATGTCCGGGTGAATTATGCGGTGATTGAACCGATTTTCCAGTTGGGCTGGTGTCGGGTCAGCATGTGCCTGAGCAAGCAGCAGGGCAAATGGCAATTGCTGCATCAACATACTTCAGTTCCTGTGCAACTCGAAACCCGGAAAATGCGCCGGATCAAAAGCGTGAGTTAA